Proteins encoded by one window of Acuticoccus sp. MNP-M23:
- a CDS encoding BMP family protein translates to MTLTKTLVAAFGCVALFGATPALADALNVGILIPGSKSDKGWMESGYDGLVAAQEKHGDEIEVQMIENINYADMEQAITQLAMQNDLVIGVGGQTQAAVFKIAKRFPDTKFSIVGGNEGETLPNVAGYDVKQAEIAFVAGAAAAMLSENGAVSYVGGMEIPSIVNAGTEFGNGARYIKPDIKYFETYTGDFDDVAKSKEATLAAIAQGADVHYHILNLGLRGMEQAAKDEDTKIVGSYTDRCGTDPLYPAYSVTGVGYQVQYAIDQATAGTWEAGYKPFGLQMGPDASDMIVCGATDEMKTKIEEIKEKILSGEIEVLEG, encoded by the coding sequence ATGACCCTGACGAAGACCCTTGTTGCAGCGTTTGGCTGCGTTGCCCTGTTCGGCGCGACACCGGCGCTGGCTGATGCACTCAATGTCGGCATCCTCATTCCGGGATCGAAGTCGGACAAGGGGTGGATGGAATCCGGTTATGACGGCCTCGTCGCTGCGCAGGAGAAGCACGGCGACGAGATCGAAGTGCAGATGATCGAGAACATCAACTACGCCGACATGGAGCAGGCGATCACGCAGCTTGCCATGCAGAACGACCTCGTCATCGGCGTCGGCGGGCAGACCCAGGCTGCCGTCTTCAAGATCGCCAAACGCTTTCCGGACACGAAATTCTCCATCGTCGGCGGCAACGAGGGCGAGACACTGCCGAACGTTGCCGGCTACGACGTGAAGCAGGCCGAGATCGCCTTCGTGGCCGGCGCCGCCGCGGCGATGCTGTCGGAGAACGGCGCGGTCTCCTACGTCGGCGGCATGGAGATCCCATCCATCGTCAACGCAGGCACCGAGTTCGGTAACGGCGCCCGCTACATCAAGCCGGACATCAAGTACTTCGAGACCTACACCGGCGACTTTGACGATGTTGCCAAGTCCAAGGAGGCAACGCTCGCCGCCATCGCTCAGGGCGCGGACGTTCACTACCACATCCTCAACCTTGGCCTGCGCGGCATGGAGCAGGCGGCAAAGGACGAGGACACCAAGATCGTCGGCAGCTACACCGACCGCTGCGGCACCGACCCGCTCTACCCGGCCTATTCGGTGACCGGCGTCGGCTATCAGGTCCAGTACGCCATCGACCAGGCCACCGCAGGCACGTGGGAGGCCGGCTACAAGCCGTTCGGCCTTCAGATGGGGCCCGATGCGTCCGACATGATCGTGTGCGGCGCGACGGACGAGATGAAGACCAAGATCGAGGAGATCAAGGAAAAGATCCTCTCCGGTGAGATCGAAGTCCTCGAAGGTTGA
- a CDS encoding ABC transporter ATP-binding protein, translating to MRVDEEHGARGTTAALPNVADGARASAAPLFELNDIGMRFGAFDALADVDVAFRTGEIHCIIGENGAGKSTLCNLVFGIHRPTSGTMMLAGAPYAPTGPRDALSKGVAMVHQHFSLAEELTVLDNLLLGLGFGALDRKREAERVVALAQGYGLSIEPFRKVGDISVGQRQRVEIVRCLMREPGLLILDEPTAVLLPDEIDGLIATCRRVADAGAAVVLVTHKLAEIRRAADRATVLAGGRIAATSERPGEEIDRLVAAMIQRDVNSLDPAMMSALGMSGGETTPAASATPPRARAHQGEAMQADALTYRDADGKVRLDALTFTVDRGEIVGLAGVEGNGQSELGMILAGLERASSGRWFAGDVDLTESGPRAITRAGVGIVPEDRHHVACAVEMSVGDNMLNNRLGGFSRHGLLDRRAMREEAAALMSRFDVRATGPDARFASLSGGNQQKAVLGRELTTPNLKFLLAAQPTRGLDVGAVEAVYGLVREACDQGAGVLLISSELDELIAVADRVLVMYRGRIVGARPAVAGERAAIGAMMAGQKA from the coding sequence TTGAGGGTCGACGAGGAGCACGGGGCGCGCGGCACGACCGCGGCGCTGCCCAACGTGGCTGATGGCGCGCGCGCAAGTGCGGCGCCGCTTTTCGAGCTGAATGACATTGGCATGCGTTTCGGCGCATTCGATGCGCTCGCCGATGTCGACGTGGCGTTTCGAACAGGCGAGATCCACTGCATCATCGGCGAGAACGGCGCGGGGAAGTCCACGCTTTGTAATCTCGTGTTCGGTATCCACCGGCCGACCTCGGGAACGATGATGCTCGCCGGTGCGCCTTATGCACCGACCGGGCCTCGGGACGCGCTGTCGAAGGGCGTGGCGATGGTGCATCAGCACTTCTCGCTCGCCGAAGAGCTCACCGTTCTCGACAACCTCCTCCTCGGCCTCGGCTTCGGTGCGCTGGACAGGAAGCGCGAGGCGGAGCGCGTGGTGGCGCTCGCACAGGGGTACGGCCTCTCCATCGAGCCGTTCCGCAAGGTGGGCGACATCTCCGTCGGTCAGCGCCAGCGCGTGGAGATCGTGCGCTGTCTGATGCGCGAGCCGGGACTCCTCATCCTCGACGAGCCGACCGCCGTGCTTCTTCCGGACGAGATCGACGGGCTGATTGCCACATGCCGCCGCGTGGCGGACGCCGGCGCTGCGGTTGTGCTCGTGACCCACAAGCTTGCCGAGATCCGCAGGGCCGCGGACAGAGCGACCGTGCTTGCCGGTGGCCGGATCGCCGCCACCTCCGAGCGGCCGGGCGAGGAGATCGACCGCCTCGTCGCGGCGATGATCCAGCGCGACGTCAACAGCCTCGACCCTGCGATGATGTCCGCCCTCGGCATGTCGGGCGGGGAGACAACCCCGGCCGCGTCCGCCACGCCGCCACGGGCGCGCGCCCATCAGGGCGAGGCCATGCAGGCCGATGCGCTGACCTACCGCGATGCGGACGGCAAGGTGCGCCTCGATGCGCTCACCTTCACCGTGGACCGCGGCGAGATCGTCGGGCTCGCCGGTGTCGAGGGCAACGGCCAGAGCGAACTCGGCATGATCCTCGCCGGGCTCGAGCGGGCCAGCAGCGGGCGCTGGTTCGCCGGCGACGTCGACCTGACCGAAAGCGGGCCGCGCGCGATCACCCGCGCCGGGGTCGGAATTGTGCCGGAGGACCGCCACCACGTCGCCTGTGCTGTCGAAATGTCCGTCGGCGACAACATGCTGAACAACCGCCTCGGCGGTTTCTCCCGCCACGGTCTCCTCGACCGCCGCGCGATGCGTGAGGAGGCTGCCGCGCTGATGTCCCGGTTCGACGTGCGCGCCACCGGCCCCGACGCGCGCTTTGCAAGCCTTTCGGGCGGCAACCAGCAAAAGGCGGTGCTTGGCCGCGAACTCACAACACCGAACCTTAAATTCCTGCTCGCAGCACAGCCCACCCGCGGGCTCGATGTCGGCGCCGTGGAGGCTGTCTATGGCCTCGTCCGCGAGGCCTGCGATCAAGGCGCTGGAGTGCTTCTCATCTCTTCAGAACTCGACGAACTCATAGCCGTCGCGGACCGTGTGCTCGTGATGTATCGCGGGCGGATTGTCGGCGCGCGGCCCGCCGTCGCGGGCGAGCGCGCCGCAATCGGTGCAATGATGGCGGGGCAGAAAGCATGA
- a CDS encoding ABC transporter permease: MSWELLAVFLGSTIRLATPLLFAAMGEYVSERAGVLNMSLEGMMLTGAFAAAVASWATGNPMIGLLFGVLAALPVALLQAFLTCTLKANQIVTGLGINILVLGATTLGYREIFGARSRETIPGFDKWSPPGLGDLPVLGSAVFEQVWLVYLAIPIALLIWWVMTRSGLGVALRAVGDAPRAAAGAGLSVNRLRYGAILVTGSIAALGGAFLSIGDIHTFTEGMTRGAGYLAIAAVIFGNWRLGRTILACFVFGAATALQFQLPALGIEAPNALLIMLPYLLAFLAVAGLVGRQNAPRALAMPYP, from the coding sequence ATGAGCTGGGAGCTTCTCGCGGTCTTTCTGGGCTCCACGATCAGGCTCGCCACACCGCTCCTGTTCGCTGCGATGGGCGAATACGTCTCGGAGCGGGCGGGCGTCCTCAACATGAGCCTGGAAGGGATGATGCTGACGGGCGCGTTCGCCGCCGCGGTCGCAAGCTGGGCGACGGGCAACCCGATGATCGGCCTTCTCTTCGGCGTCTTGGCAGCGCTTCCCGTCGCGCTCCTCCAGGCGTTCCTCACCTGTACGCTGAAGGCCAACCAGATCGTCACCGGCCTCGGCATCAACATTCTCGTCCTCGGCGCCACGACGCTCGGCTATCGCGAGATTTTCGGCGCGCGCTCGCGCGAAACCATCCCGGGTTTCGACAAGTGGTCGCCGCCCGGCCTCGGCGACCTCCCGGTGCTGGGCTCGGCCGTGTTCGAGCAGGTCTGGCTCGTTTATCTTGCGATCCCCATCGCGCTGCTGATCTGGTGGGTAATGACCCGCAGCGGGCTCGGCGTCGCGCTGCGCGCCGTGGGGGACGCGCCCCGGGCAGCCGCCGGAGCGGGCCTCTCCGTGAACCGCCTTCGCTATGGCGCGATCCTCGTAACGGGGTCCATCGCCGCGCTCGGTGGGGCGTTCCTGTCGATCGGCGACATCCACACCTTCACCGAGGGGATGACGCGCGGCGCCGGCTACCTTGCCATTGCGGCGGTGATCTTCGGCAACTGGCGGCTGGGGCGCACGATCCTTGCCTGCTTCGTGTTCGGCGCGGCGACGGCGCTTCAGTTCCAGCTTCCGGCGCTCGGCATCGAGGCGCCGAATGCGCTTCTCATCATGCTGCCCTACCTTCTGGCCTTCCTCGCCGTTGCAGGGCTGGTCGGCCGCCAGAACGCACCGCGCGCGCTCGCCATGCCGTACCCATGA
- a CDS encoding HWE histidine kinase domain-containing protein, with the protein MGPEPRQTASRSPENFMERFSERVRALATNQDVLVKSEWKSADLSNLIRAQLAHFEDLLDRRISHPSSWTVHRRDTHRGGKARDGVSRAGDQRQQIRGSVER; encoded by the coding sequence ATGGGTCCTGAGCCTAGGCAAACCGCATCGCGAAGCCCGGAGAACTTCATGGAGCGGTTCAGCGAACGTGTCCGCGCGCTCGCCACGAACCAGGACGTGCTGGTGAAGTCAGAGTGGAAGTCCGCCGATCTTTCTAACCTGATCCGCGCTCAGCTGGCTCATTTCGAGGACCTCCTCGATCGTCGCATCTCGCATCCATCTTCATGGACAGTCCATCGCCGCGATACCCACCGCGGCGGAAAGGCTCGGGATGGCGTTTCACGAGCTGGCGACCAACGCCAGCAAATACGGGGCTCTGTCGAACGATAG
- a CDS encoding ABC transporter permease, with product MTQALRAPLVVPVAAVLVAFAAGLLLIALMGASVPRAIEAFASGAFGSPYAISVSLNRAVVYALVGFGFVLAARAGLINVGGEGQIAVGGIAATAVALHAGVDVLPLGLAFILPMLAATMAGAFWGGIAGVLKARVGTNEVISTLLLSFIAVWLLYWCVQSPDLLRQPMTSAATLPESPEIPMATQIPLLTGSYASPVTIGVPIALALAVLTAVALNRTAFGFRLALVGYNPVAGARAGIATDRLTVAALMLAGAFGGLAGAMMLQGEQWSLKAGFSSGYGFDGLVVGLLARGSVIGVIAGALLFGFLRSGGISMEMAASVPAALVQVVQGIIVIAIAGAALFMGRTVR from the coding sequence ATGACCCAGGCGCTGCGCGCTCCTCTCGTCGTCCCGGTGGCGGCCGTTCTCGTGGCCTTTGCCGCGGGCCTTCTCCTCATTGCGCTGATGGGCGCCTCGGTGCCGCGCGCCATCGAGGCGTTTGCCTCCGGCGCGTTCGGCTCGCCTTACGCGATCTCCGTGTCGCTCAACCGGGCGGTGGTCTATGCGCTCGTCGGCTTCGGCTTCGTGCTTGCCGCGCGGGCCGGCCTCATCAACGTCGGCGGCGAGGGGCAGATTGCGGTCGGCGGCATCGCGGCAACGGCGGTTGCGCTCCACGCCGGGGTTGATGTCCTTCCGCTCGGCCTCGCCTTCATCCTGCCGATGCTTGCCGCCACGATGGCGGGCGCCTTTTGGGGCGGGATCGCGGGGGTCCTCAAGGCGCGCGTCGGCACCAACGAGGTGATCTCCACGCTCCTCCTCTCCTTCATTGCGGTGTGGCTTCTCTACTGGTGCGTCCAGTCGCCGGACCTTCTGCGCCAGCCGATGACGTCGGCCGCGACGCTGCCCGAATCACCCGAAATCCCGATGGCGACGCAGATCCCGCTCCTCACCGGGTCCTACGCCTCCCCGGTGACGATCGGGGTGCCGATCGCACTGGCGCTCGCCGTCCTCACCGCCGTCGCGCTGAACCGGACCGCCTTCGGCTTCCGCCTCGCCCTCGTCGGCTACAATCCCGTCGCCGGCGCCAGGGCGGGAATCGCGACGGATCGGCTCACCGTCGCCGCGCTGATGCTGGCCGGCGCGTTCGGCGGACTCGCAGGCGCGATGATGCTCCAAGGCGAACAATGGTCGCTGAAGGCGGGCTTCAGTTCAGGATATGGCTTCGACGGGCTCGTCGTCGGCCTTTTGGCGCGCGGCAGCGTCATCGGCGTCATCGCCGGTGCGCTTCTCTTCGGCTTCCTGCGCTCGGGCGGAATCTCGATGGAGATGGCGGCCTCGGTGCCGGCCGCCCTGGTGCAGGTGGTGCAGGGGATCATCGTGATCGCGATCGCCGGTGCCGCGCTCTTCATGGGAAGGACCGTCCGATGA
- a CDS encoding bifunctional PIG-L family deacetylase/class I SAM-dependent methyltransferase, translated as MSLTYADWRAMIAQAPVARPERLIGNGGLVVLSPHPDDETLGASGLIAGAHAAGRKVALVALTDGDGSHRGSRTHPPARLAALREREQAAAMDVLAPGTEILRLRLPDGASMHHADFGGAAESVAALCTRIGATALATTPPRDNHPDHDAAWALAAQVEQMLPGLRLLAFPIWSVRTEPEADATAERAAFIPFRLETPAQKSAALACHATQLGGVVTDDPSGFTLPDWFLSHHSAPHEPVFWSRKRAPLPGPAHFRKLYGDDGDPWHVRSAPYERDKRAHVAGSLGDAWYNSLLEMGCGEGHFTAMLAERCDRALGVDVDPGIIDRAAAWHAGQSNLSFALAHLPDQFPEGTFDLFVLSEVLYFLDENGIAALIRRMEQSAIKGATAVLVNWLGDTSAPLSGEMAADLFIAMVGEKWELTMTERRPGYRVDRLLLRPAPF; from the coding sequence ATGAGCCTCACCTATGCCGACTGGCGCGCGATGATCGCACAGGCGCCGGTCGCCCGGCCGGAGCGGCTGATCGGCAACGGCGGCCTTGTCGTTCTATCGCCCCACCCGGACGATGAGACCCTCGGCGCGTCGGGCCTCATTGCCGGCGCGCATGCGGCTGGCCGCAAGGTCGCGCTTGTTGCGCTGACTGACGGTGACGGGTCGCACAGGGGATCCAGGACCCACCCGCCTGCGCGCCTCGCCGCATTGCGGGAACGTGAGCAGGCGGCGGCGATGGACGTGCTCGCCCCCGGCACGGAAATACTGCGCCTTCGCCTGCCGGACGGCGCATCAATGCACCACGCCGACTTTGGCGGCGCCGCCGAAAGTGTGGCAGCGCTGTGCACACGCATCGGCGCCACCGCGCTCGCCACCACGCCCCCGCGCGATAACCACCCCGACCATGACGCCGCCTGGGCGCTCGCGGCACAGGTCGAGCAAATGCTACCCGGCCTTCGGCTTCTCGCCTTCCCGATCTGGTCCGTCCGCACCGAGCCCGAAGCCGATGCCACCGCGGAGCGCGCCGCGTTCATCCCGTTCCGGCTTGAGACCCCCGCGCAGAAATCCGCCGCACTCGCCTGCCACGCAACGCAGCTCGGCGGAGTGGTGACGGACGACCCGTCCGGTTTCACGCTGCCGGACTGGTTCCTGTCCCACCACAGCGCGCCGCATGAGCCGGTGTTCTGGAGCCGCAAGCGCGCCCCGCTTCCGGGCCCTGCGCATTTTCGCAAACTCTACGGTGATGACGGCGACCCCTGGCACGTCCGCTCCGCGCCCTATGAGCGGGACAAGCGCGCCCACGTCGCGGGGAGCCTCGGCGATGCCTGGTACAATTCGCTTCTGGAAATGGGCTGCGGAGAAGGCCACTTTACTGCAATGCTTGCCGAGCGCTGCGACAGGGCGCTCGGGGTCGACGTCGACCCCGGCATCATCGACCGCGCCGCCGCATGGCACGCCGGCCAAAGCAACCTTTCCTTCGCGCTCGCCCATCTGCCGGATCAGTTCCCGGAGGGAACGTTCGACCTCTTCGTCCTGTCCGAAGTTCTCTACTTCCTCGACGAGAACGGTATTGCCGCGCTGATCCGCCGGATGGAGCAGTCGGCAATCAAGGGCGCTACCGCCGTACTGGTGAACTGGCTCGGCGATACCAGCGCGCCGCTCTCCGGCGAGATGGCAGCGGATCTCTTCATCGCGATGGTCGGGGAGAAATGGGAGCTCACGATGACGGAGCGCCGGCCAGGCTACCGTGTCGACCGGCTTCTTCTGCGTCCAGCTCCGTTTTGA
- a CDS encoding glycosyltransferase family A protein — translation MIRDDYFADVPASHHADVAQTHWHARAAHSGCELIACVPARDEEDRIGDALASLARTLKPSDGIVVVVNGSSDATCAIAAAHLAAIAQPSCLAEVTFAEGRGSAPLARRIALDAAHKEAPAAALFSFDSDSRCAPDLRCAYAVELARGYDLVCGTIGFDPEEAAMLPPADADAETLVREARHLTREIAARIDPDPFNPWPHHGNIGGANFVITGAAYRTVGGLPLPPSGEDRALLRLVHGHGLAVRYSDGPHVVTSCRIEGRAHGGLSDDLRFSRLCADPVVDEMLEPAETLVLRHCARRAFLAARDQAARAEILKGLGLGAEEIHAALGQPLPGLMWLAAEDTSPALRRTRLRRSDLRAVLPGLKALKTELDAEEAGRHGSLAGAPSS, via the coding sequence ATGATACGAGACGATTACTTCGCGGATGTGCCTGCGTCGCATCACGCCGATGTTGCGCAAACGCATTGGCATGCGCGCGCCGCACACTCCGGCTGCGAGCTGATTGCATGCGTTCCGGCGCGAGACGAAGAGGATCGCATCGGGGATGCGCTGGCATCGCTCGCTCGAACGCTCAAGCCAAGCGATGGCATTGTGGTGGTGGTGAACGGATCGAGTGATGCCACGTGCGCGATCGCGGCTGCGCACCTTGCCGCCATCGCGCAACCTTCCTGCCTTGCCGAAGTGACGTTCGCCGAGGGCCGGGGGAGCGCGCCCCTTGCGCGCCGGATCGCGCTCGACGCGGCGCATAAAGAGGCACCCGCCGCCGCGCTCTTTTCGTTCGACAGCGACTCCCGCTGCGCGCCTGACCTCCGGTGCGCCTACGCCGTGGAACTCGCGCGGGGCTACGATCTCGTCTGCGGCACGATCGGGTTCGATCCCGAGGAGGCTGCGATGCTGCCGCCAGCCGACGCCGATGCCGAGACCCTGGTGCGCGAGGCGCGTCACCTGACCCGCGAAATTGCCGCCCGGATCGACCCGGACCCCTTCAACCCATGGCCCCACCACGGCAACATCGGCGGCGCGAACTTCGTCATCACCGGCGCGGCTTATCGCACGGTGGGCGGACTGCCGCTGCCGCCCTCGGGCGAGGATCGGGCGCTTTTGCGTCTGGTGCACGGGCACGGACTGGCGGTGCGCTACAGCGACGGCCCGCATGTCGTGACATCGTGCCGGATCGAGGGGCGCGCACACGGCGGCCTTTCCGACGACCTTCGCTTCTCGCGGTTGTGCGCCGATCCGGTGGTGGACGAGATGCTGGAGCCGGCCGAGACGCTGGTACTGCGCCACTGTGCACGCCGCGCCTTCCTCGCCGCCCGCGATCAGGCGGCGCGGGCCGAGATCCTGAAGGGGCTCGGCCTCGGCGCCGAAGAGATCCACGCTGCGCTGGGACAGCCGCTGCCCGGACTGATGTGGCTTGCCGCGGAAGACACGAGCCCGGCGCTGCGTCGCACGCGGCTGCGGCGGAGCGACCTTCGCGCCGTCCTGCCGGGGCTGAAGGCGCTCAAAACGGAGCTGGACGCAGAAGAAGCCGGTCGACACGGTAGCCTGGCCGGCGCTCCGTCATCGTGA